The sequence below is a genomic window from Takifugu flavidus isolate HTHZ2018 chromosome 11, ASM371156v2, whole genome shotgun sequence.
CACATTCTGACACCACAACATATACGGTACTGGAACATCCTGCACTGACTCAGATATTTGCTTCAGGATAGACATCATATCCTCCAAACAGACCTGAAATCCATTGACAACACAATGGCTAGTAGTTTCCATTGGATTAAAAGGGAAATGAACTAATCACCTAACGAATGAGCACACTGTCGTTTTGCTTAAACCATGTTGCTCAGCTGCAGACAGAGCACCTTTCAGGTTGTGTTCTTTGCCTTTGACTGTGGTCAACTAATTTGTGGCACAGACATGTTGGTGAAATCCCAGCAGAAAGATGCCAACTACACTGGGCcattttatttcctgctttACTTTAAAAAGTCAATAGGTTGCATGGAAATAGTTCAACAGCTCCAATCATTCTGTTCAAGCTAGTACACAAATGTCTATTTAGTGACACTTATTTATAATCCAGGTTATGGGGCATTCAAACCCATTGCTGAAAACATGTCTGATGGTATATTCCAAGCTGGCTCTGCTCCAACTTCATTCTGTTCCAGATTCTACAGATACAGACATTGTAAAACTGTCATAAGCATTCTGAAGGGCAGTTAGCACAGAGTTATGACAGAACCTTGGACTCTGGGCTGTAGAATCAAATAAAATTAAAGCTAAAAGCTTACCCCAGATAaaatgttcaattttaagtCTGTGCTAGTATTTGAGGATAATTTGCTCCTTGGATGGCTGTCATTACACCAAAGCCTCTGCAAGTTCAGGTTGGACTGCATTGAGGAGCCTGGTCTTGACATCTGAACAGCGCCACTCCCCGGATGGCCTACATGAAACATTTTATTCCGTTTAGATCATCATGTCTAAAGCCAAAACTTTGCCCTGCAGCAAAGATAATCATGGTACTGACTAACAAATATGGTTCTTGACATTTCACCATAACTTATTGAGACTGCATTACAACAAGCCACAACACTGAATGCCAGCACAATTACATAGCATATATTAAATGCCTAGCAATGATTGACCCacaaactatttttttttcatatccTTTCTACATTATATACTATAATACAGTATGTATTTGGCTACACAAGAAGCTTTGGGGACTTTGGGACTTGTGCTTTTACTTATAGGTGTTAGTTTACTTGTATGGCAAAATAAGGGAACTATGTCATAGATGCGTTGCACTGGATGAATATAAGACTATTCCAAATTAAGAAGCAGTGTAGATATTTTTCATGAATCTATGAAGAGAACTAGATACAGGAAACACACCAATTTTGAagtaaaaaatttaaaaaaaatcaataatacAACTCTGGATTTTGTGACTCAGATTTTGAGACTTTAGAACATATGTGTTTTAGTTTTGAGAAGCATTTTAAGACTGGATTTTGAATAGGACATTCAGCCGCCCAAGCTGGACTACCGGTACAAATATATGGAGTTAtaatacaaaacaaaaaacaggaaacTATGTGTAGCGCCTTAATTATAGTTGCCAAAATATTTATCCACATGCAAAGATTTATGAAGTGTCACCACCTGTGTTTAGTCTATATGAACGAGATAAGAAACTTTTATAAACCActaaaatgtgttaaatgtgttaACGCCTTGAGTGTTTATGACAATCTGGCTACCTTTTAGTTATTTTATTGACTACTTGATATATATGCTAAGTATTGTTGTTCTATGCATATGTGATGAAACACAGTCTAGAAACATAGCATTTATTATTTGAGTCTTAAGTGTAGAATAATAAAGTTTGAACGAAAAAAGAATCCGTAACTGCCGTAAAATGGCTCGCTAGGCTGCGAATGCGGAAGTGgctttgcacatgcgcagtaaATAAGTACTAACcgcaatttttttttcataatcaagttttttttcctaccgattaataaatataaaaaaagtcTCAGGTCATTAATGATTTATTATGAATTGGTCATTAGAGTCATGCGTAGCTTCTCGCGTGCTGCCGCAAAGGAAGATGGGATATATCGGATGTAGGGCGTCATTTGCCCACTCACAATGCATCGTAGGAGAAATTGGGCGCAATAAATAGGGTATAGCGTCCTAACACCTCTGCAAAATTGCGTACACACTATTCTTGCACTATTTAGGATATAGgagtggtttcggacacagctgTAGTGACACGTTACTTTCACAGGTTAGTAACTTTAATAGAAATGAATGAAGGCTCCGCTCCGGTTCTCTGATAGATCCATGATATTTTCCGGCTAGCTAGAGCGATCTGTTTACCAACGAAGAAGAATACGTCACAGCAAGACGCGCCCACCTGGTCTCCCCGCGCAGTTTTAGCAAAGACTGTATGGTAAATAAGATGAGTTACCAGACTACAATACATTTGAGTGGACCGTTATTGTTGGTTTTTAATTGAGTTTTCAGACATTACAAAGTCTGTCTTATTTATGCACCCAGTTGATTTATTTGGTCTGTAACGTCATTCACTCTAATCGATTGCGACTGTTCTGTGACGAGCGAGACCTCTTTCTTCTTGCATATCACTGCTCCTATGTGGGCTCTTGTTCCGGCCTGGATAGGGATACGCTACTTTATAATAAAGCCCTACctgatatatttatttatgttataaCTCGTTGTTTAACTTCTCTTACATGAAGTGTGCAGCGCTGCGAACATGGCAGGCGTTATCCGGAGGCTCGACGAGACTGTTGTCAACCGAATCGCCGCTGGTGAAGTTATCCAACGTCCTGCTAATGCCGTCAAAGAACTGATAGAGAACTGGTAACTAACTAACTGGCTATGTGGTAAAATTAATACTGCTACCAAAATATACGTGTGGGAAAGGCTACAAGCCACATTTTTTTACACCGTGATAAGCCGCTTTTTAACATCTGTTTCCTAGTAGATGTGATGCAACAGACTTGTTGGGATACAGCTGTTAATGCTATTCAGACACCCCTGATGTGTTGTGAATCATTGCAGTCTGGATGCCAAGTCCACCAACATCCAGGTGACAGTGAAAGATGGCGGACTGAAGGTTCTACAGATTCAGGATAACGGCACTGGCATTAGGGTGGGTGACAAGTGACGGCGCTATGCTGCATAATTTCTTTATAATTAAATGAAGGTCTGCAGTAAATGCTGCAGCTTTCTAtgatctgactgttttcttttggaAGCAGAGGGAAGATATGGAAATAATCTGTGAAAGGTTCACCACCAGCAAACTGCAGACCTTTGAGGACCTCTCAGCTATTGCAACCTATGGATTTAGAGGAGAGGTGAGTTTCTCTTTCAAAAATCAGCAACCTAAAGTTTTGCTCCTTGACTCATCCCATCCCTGTTTGCAGGCCCTTGCTAGTATAAGTCATGTTGCGCATGTGACCATTACAACAAAAACAGCTGATGCCAAATGTGCCTACAGGTACACTGTCATCTGAACTAGCTTCTCATGATTTCTTTTGGAAGGGTTCTTGTGATGTAATGATGATGTTATGATGATGCAGGGCCAGCTACACCGATGGAAAACTGAAAGGACCACCCAAACCTTGTGCTGGCAATCAGGGAACTCAGATTCTTGTGAGTGTGAAGATCGGGGAGTGCAATTACAGAACCAGATTATTGATGTTCTGGCACTTTCATCAATCTGTCTTCTCTGGATACAGGTGGAGGATCTTTTCTATAATGTGTCCACAAGgagaaaagctttaaaaagcCCCACTGATGAGTACTCGAggattgtagatgttgtcagTAGGTATGTTGTGGAACAGTTTTGACCAAAACTAAATGTTTATCTGTATTCATTTGTTCACATGTCACTGTGCAGGTATGCCATCCATAACTCAGGAAAGAGTTTTTCTGTCAAAAAGGTGAGCCGTAAGTATTTTGTGAAAAGTTTCTTGAGGTCAAAAGTCTGAAGTAAATCATTTAACACTTTATTAAATGTGTAATGGCAAAATGTGTACTTAAGATCCAATTTTATTATATACTCTTTCCAGCAAGGAGAGACTGTAGCAGATGTGAGGACCTTAGCCAATGCATCTGTGGTGGATAATATCCGAGGAGTTTTCGGCAATGCTGTCAGCAGGTATTAAGCttgtaaagaaaaaatacaactttaaaagttctctgcttttttttttttttaactcttcttGCTTGACTGACCGTGTGGCACGTTCCTAGGGAGCTGATTGAAGTTGCCTGTGAGGATCAGAAGCTCGCCTTCAAGATGAAAGGCTACGTCTCTAATGCAAATTATTCAGTGAAGAAATGCATCCTTATCCTCTTCATTAACCGTACGTATCGCTGGAGAGCCTCCGGGCTGCTGAAGATGAAGAATTATTGTCGCTAAACGGAGATTGTTTAATGTGTTAGATCGTCTGGTGGAGTCGAGCATGTTAAAGAAAGCCATCGAAAACGTTTACGGCGCCTATCTTCCCAAGAACACGCACCCCTTTCTTTACCTCAGGTACTCAGCTTTGTATGCTTTTACTTTGTTGTGCCTTAATTCCGCCCTGTATTAACTGCTATGTTCTCATCACCCCAGTTTACAGATCGCTCCTCAGAATATAGATGTCAATGTCCATCCCACAAAGCACGAGGTCCACTTTTTGCATGAAGACAGTGTCATTGAGAGTGTTCAGAAACACATCGAGAGCAAACTTCTTGGCTCCAATTCATCCCGTACCTACTTCACTCAGGTATTGCAGAACCGCGTGACAATCCATTTAGATGTGTTGTCATCATTGGAGGTGATTAGTTGGATGTTTGTACAGACATTGCTCCCAGGGCTATCGGTCTCAGGTGCCAGTGAAGTTAAGCCTTCCATCGTGGCATTGGAGTCCGCTGAGCGAGTCTACGCGCATCAGATGGTGAGGACGGACTGTCGCGCGCAGAAGCTGGATGCTTTCCTCCAgccaaaagaaaagcagcttccTGAACCAGCCGGGCCAAGCTGCACAGAGGCTGCGGTTGATCCCGCCAAGTCTGACAGAGCTGACTTTGATGAAATGGACACTGCTGATCTGTTAGAGGCTGTTGATGAACAGGGGGGAGAGGTAGTAATGGATGTCAAAGACAGTAGTGCACAAAGGTAAGTCATCCTTGTTTAGGATTGTAGGTCCTGCTATGAAGAGTAGATCTTGTTGATATACCcatttttaatacaaaattGACTTTATTATGCAGTTATGTCTATTTAAAATTATGTTAAATATATTGCCAAACCaccaggaaaataaagaaacatttaaGTTTAgaagttttttaaattttatttaaagaTGTTATGAAAATGTGAATATCTTCAGGTTTATATGTTTGAGTTACGACCAAATCTATGCTGTCTTTTACCGTGAACAGATTTTACTATTGTTCAGCAGCAGATGACTTGGAAGAATCATTTGCTGCATCCTGATGGAAAATGTCATCACTTTGGCCAGTTGCCGTTGAATCTTGTCGATCTCATTGATCGCTGCTGAACATGCACTAGAGCTGCAAAATTAGTTGGATTAATACATGAATATTGGCTCATTTACTGAATGAATTGCCAGTTCAACATTGCAATTCAGAACACCATGTAACTAAGActgcattcattttattttcttaaaatttaattttattgttttatgtcAGAGTTTAAATGCCCAACTAGCAGCATAGTTCAAGCATACTCACTGAACAGGGGTTTTGTAATGAATAGATGAATAGATTCAATGTGTACAGCTAGCACGGGAGAATGTCACACTCATTTGATGTTCAGGTTTAAATGATTTTCTGTTGAGTTTTTTTCAAAGATTTTCATTAAATTCTGGAACTCTTCTGCCCTCGTGTGACTAAAAAGGCTAATGCATGCAGTCAAACTATGGCGTATCCAGCTTTCAGTATGTCTAAGGTTGTCTTTTTTGTGAGACAGAAAACGACCCCGGAATGAGCAGAACAAGGACGAGGATGAGGcgctcacagctgcagccacaccCAAAAGACGAGTTATAAAACTGACCAGTATTAAAGAGCTCAGAGCTGAGATGTGCGAGAACACGCACACAGGTTATTCAAATgcatgcttttttaaaaacaaaattccCCACTGTTGAGCAAAGCACAAGATGCTTTGATATATGAACAGTTTTTTTTCATGCTCATCAACATCTTTTCTCTAGGGCTTCAGGAAATGCTGCAGAACCACTCATTTGTGGGTTGCATCAACCTCCAGTGGGCTCTGATCCAACATCGCACTAAACTGTACCTGCTTAACACCACCAACCTCAGGTCAGAGCAACAAGAGGAAAACTATAGCTCAGTATACTATACTATAGCTCTTTTATTTCCCCTGTGACTCTTTGTGTCCATTGCAGCCAGGAGCTTTTCTACCAAATATTGATCTACGACTTTGGAAACTTTGGCGTTCTGAGACTCTCTGTAAGTGGCACCTCGCGAATAAAATTAAATGTGTGGACTGAAGTTTATGGTGGGTCAACTGTATTCAGGAACCTGCTCCGCTTTATGATCTGGCCATGCTGGCTCTGGACTCCGAAGGCAGTGGCTGGACAGAAGAAGATGGGCCTAAAGAAGGTCTGGCCCAGTATATAGTGGATTTCCtgaagaggaaagcagagatgCTGGGTGACTACTTCTCCGTGGAGGTTGACCAGGTTGGAGTCCATCTGTGGGATCTAAGTAAACCTCCAAAATTATTCTTGAAGTTAACTTtcactgctggtgtgtgtccccCCGCCTCCATTGTTGGTTGTAGGAAGGAAACCTAACAGGATTGCCATTACTGCTTGACAAGTACACCCCCATCATGGAGGGTCTCCCAATGTTTATCCTGCGCCTGGCCACTGAGGTGAAAGCCATTCTGGTCATTTGATGGATAATTTAGATTATTAAAAACTTGCCGAAAACTTATACTCCCTGGTGTTGTGCAGGTGAACTGGGACAATGAAAAGGAGTGCTTCAGAGACTTCAGCAGGGAGTGCAGCATGTTCTACTCCATCAGGAAAGAATTCATCCTGGACGGGGagccaggagaggagcaggtatgcagcagcaacagaccTGTCTGTGTGACCTCTTTAGTGGGACACAGCAGCGAGGTGACCGTTGTGACACACGGTGCTTGTTTTAGGAGACCGAGGTGACCTCATGGCGGTGGAAAGTTGAACACGTCATCTTTAAGGCTTTCCGGATGCTCTTCAGTCCTCCAAAGAAGTTTAGCGAGGACGGAACTGTGTTGCAGATCGCCAACCTCCCTGATCTTTATAAAGTGTTTGAGAGGTGTTGAGCAAATTCTACATTTTTGTACTTGTACATACTTTtacactgtaaataaatagtTTGTATCCAACCGCTCCAGATGTGATATTTTTAAGGGCTCTGTCAAAGAAAATCCTCGGTTAGTCTTTTAAAAAGTGCCAAGATGTCACATGGTTTTAGAAGCGGAACGTTCAAGACACATGCCAGGAAAAACTAGATCATAATTCCAAAACTCTGCATAAAATGTGCCAAGACACATTAAACTTCGTCAATGTTTCCAAATACTTTTGCGCAAAATCTGAACCACCTGTATCAACCTGAGTATTAGTTCCACATCCAGGACTGCTGTGCTTCTACAGCCATCTACACCATTTGACCGAGGCCAATCAGAGGTGACACAACACAATTGTATACGCTGATGtaatttacacatttattttcaagaaatcttaaatatttgaaaaatgtcAATGAAACTGCAGCAGACAATTTGTTCTACATATTTTCAAATAACTgactgcactttttttttcctttttaaatacaTCATTCTGTACCTTTTAAAACCATTACTGTTTCACTGAGCAGTGCAAACCCCTCCAGTCTCCAAGTGTGAAAAGGCACTTCACTGTGTGTGGAGGGGAAGGTGTGGGTCCAGAGCAGccgtgggagggtggggggtggggactGGTTTAAAAGCAACATTATATTCATTCATGCAActtatcaaaaaaaaaaaaaagtacagccAAGCACCCAGCCAGAGAGAACCTTGAGGATAACATGATGTAGTACAAAGCTCTGAAAATAAAGTAGGGATGAGAAGTTTCCTCAGATGTCTCTTTTACATTTGGATTATTACGAGTCATTCCTCCCAAAACACCGGTGGACTAGAAGAAACCCAAAACTtccaaaactttaaaaaaaaacaaaggctgTCGAGCCTTTTGCCTGTGCTACAAGTTGGTTAGCTACAAAATCAAAGTGTTACAGCTAGAAATGGAACTGTGCTCCAGATATAATGTGGCAgtcagaggtctgaggtgtgtgtttaaggGCTTCCTTGGTGACGCTGCCCGGCCTCACTGCTGTGACAGAAGGGCGTTCCTGTTGGCCTTCATCTTCTCAAGACGCTTTACTAGATGGTTGTTGgtcatctccatctcctctatcttatCTAGAGCTGTGCGCAACTGCATAGAGAAGAACAGGAATATTTAACCTCATGATACAGTTGTAGTGGGAAGAATTTATCAATAAATTCCTCTGGAATTTCTGATCTGGTGGGCTTTTAATGAAGATGTGACTCGTTGCAGTAATGGTGTGTTGTTTTAAAGTAAGTAGTGCAATCAAAAGCATTTATGTCTGTGTTTACCTGTAATTTCACAACATTGCGGCTGCATTGTCTTTACCTCTCTTTGAAGtttcctcttttctgctttGAGTTCATCTTCTATCTTCTCTGAGTTGTCTGCGGATGCTTTGTATCTAGAGACTTGACCTTCAAGTCTGTTAAtctggaaaacacagcagtgaGAGCTGTTGCCACGCAAACATGCAAAGAACAcctgattttattatttatctaaGAACTTTTGACTTACATTTTGTTCCATTGTACCTATTTCCTGTTCTGCCTTCGACAGCTTGAATTTATATTCGCTAATTTGCCTGTTGGCATCTCCTGTGCATAGAGACAGACACTTGTGAGTTTGAAAAAGTAAACTTAAATTGCTGGTAAACACAACAGCCACTCACTCTGCATCTCAATAAAGTGAAGATCTGTTCCATTTTCCATCCTCTCGCCATCTGTGTACAAACTGTCCATCTTTGAGTGTttctgccgctcctcctccagctgatttTTCAACTTCCTTATCTGAGCCAACAGTTCGTCTTTCTCCTCTGCCAATTTCCTTAGCCTGACATCTATGTAAGCAGAGGCAAAATGTGTTAAACTGGTGACGTTAACTGTCGGGGAAGGCTCCTTTTTCTGCTGTGGTTCACAGCACACATTTTGCTTGTGTAAATACTCAGCTTCTTTGCTCAGTTTGTCCAAATCTATTAATTAGCACTGAGTAAACCTCTTCAGTTCTTTGTCCACTCACCTAGCGGGCCTTCCCCTACAGACTCCAGCAGCTGGGCGGCCTCTTGGGAGACCACAGTGATCCCTGAGGACGGAGGCTCGTGATTGACGTCTCCATTTGGTGTTCCGTCTGGGATGATAACCAGTCCATGTTTCTGCaagaaagattaaaaagaaaccCACTATTGGTTACAATTAACCAGATAAGATCCGGATGTGACTGGAAATAGCTATAccacaacaaacaaaaatgaggGATTTTGTGATTTCCTTAGTACAGAAATGTCCTAGATACACTAAATAGTACTGAAAGGCTAAACCAAGATAGAATCATTTACAGAAGTTTGGGTAAGATgtgtagcagcacagcagcaggtttATATTAATGTAGACCCAGCTGGCCAATTTTCAAGCAGAAAACTGAATGCCATTGTATTGAAACATTTGATCCCTCTAAAGGTCAGTCGTAACAAAGACCTACCTCAGCACTTTTGGCTTTCCCCTTGATGTCAGCAAGCTCATCTCTGAGCTCATCTCTTTCCTTCCTAATGCAATCAAAGTactctttctgcctctctaAGGCCTGGCCACAAACATGAGCAAAGACAGGAGAGGGCAGAAGAGGTAGAGGAAAAGTTGGAGAGTCTCAGAATACagaacacacatgcaacacacatGCAGTGGGCATGtgtcaaacaacagaaacacacagtcCACAAACAGGAGAATGTGGCATCATGCTCACGCTGGGAAAAGTTAGGAGgtgtagtaaaaaaaaaacactgatgaCATTTGGCCTGTAAGGAACGTAAAGGTCTCAAATAGCTGGAGCCATGCATGTCATGCTGCAATATCCAGCTCTCTAACTGTTGCACTGACACcttattttcagtttttatttccCGTACTGGTCACCATGCCAATGTGCTTGTATtgttagcaaaaaataaaacagttataTCAACATGCCAAATTCCAAACTGGGAATGTGGATTGTTCCAGGAGCCTCATTAATAAATGTACAAAAAGAAGGTAAATTTACTCCCACAATAGAAATAATATATAACAAGGTAATTTCAAACAACCCCAGTGATTGGAAACCAGAGTGTTGGATGTAAAATCAATAGCAGTGtgtaaaatgaatattttaccaCATGTAAACCAACACTCCTTTGTCTAAGGAGTCAAACCTGGAGCTGAATAGTGACCCATTCTTACAGTAGAACCTCCCAGTGTTGTTCTGTGGCAATACAGAGCAACACCACATCAACAATGACTGCATCATTTGAATGCCGTTGGAAGACAAGGGTTCTTGTATCTAAGGTTTGTGCTGAAAGAACTCAGTGCAGAATTAAACGTATGATCTCGAccgtttctgttcatttatcattttttccTCAATAGTTGTGTCAACTGTATAAGAGGCAGCTATTTTGGCTGCTATTTGTGAGTGTAAGAGTTGCACATGCATGGCTATAAATCAGCTTACTTTGGTTTGTATGCACTTTAGACcctttgtgttttgtctgtatGCCAACATTGTCACATTTCCTGCGCACACTTTTAGAAATGAGGCCCCAAGTATCTGCTAGTATCTACAGGTCTCCAACATGCAGCGACAGAATGAGACAGGTGCACAGATCTCAGGTCTGTGCATCTACTGCCTCATCTGCTGTCAGAGCATCCATGTGGGACCTCCTACCCCAATCTTTTTGTCCTTCCAGTTTATGGTTTCCTGGAGGTCAAACGCCTCTCTGGTGAAAGCGTCTAACTTAGTCTGCATTCGCTGGTTCTCCTGGAGGGTTGTGGAGGGGTGCAATGCCAAGATGACACCAAAGataacaggaacaggaaaagaGTGAATGGAAGAAAGactgaagaaataaaaatgcacacacatacatacagatACAACACTGAAGAAACTGGAGAAACAGAGTGAGATGATACTGAACAGAGGTGCTGTTCTTGCTGAGAAAGAAATGATGGTACAGAAGTAAAGGCCAGTGGAGATCAGTTTTAGAGGATactcacacaggcagacaggcctTCCAGGCACTGCTAGATTTAACCATCTACTACGCTTAATATAGGTTCTCCAGCGAGGGTGAGTTTACCTCTATGAGCTCATCTCTCTGACGGATTCCTTCTTTCAGTTCTTCTTGTTTATGCTGCAggactgtgcatgtgtgcttcTGCCGTTCAAGTTCCTGAAGCCGCAGAGAGAACAGTTTAGCTACAACTGTCCAGCACAAAGTGATTTAAGGCATCTGGACACCGTAGAGAAACAATTTCATGCTCTTAAGACTCTGAATGATGACGACAGGCAAAATAACACTTACTGGAAGAAGACAAATTGAGTTACACATTTGCACAGACTTATACAGACACATCCTTTTTGTATTTACATAGACCTCACCTTTGACTTTTCTTCCAGCTCCCTCTTCATCTCAGCCATctgttcctccatctcctctatGACGTCCTTTAGCGTGTCGACTTGATAGATGAGGTTGGCTTTGTCGTTGTCCAACTGTGCATTCGATACCATCGCTTTCTTATActtttcctccacctctgcaagTGACTCCTGATGAGTCAAGGA
It includes:
- the lrrfip2 gene encoding leucine-rich repeat flightless-interacting protein 2 isoform X17, whose protein sequence is MGTQGTGRKRAPLKDRFSAEDEALSSIAREAEARLAAKRAARAEARDIRMRELERQQKELSYHSSSSSNRKWGQIHQWMADTEKARSSGSSSSRSTSRHRQLDDDVMSLSSYRSTSSSVRDTGSRSSSRRKDGLSDGLTTSSTLKSSRSTSSVYNDLHSHKRASSSSSKKHLLTGLYHDKRNYTSLTKTKPLPSPSTSIYQPRCSSDDDTVSSVSQQRASKGRRDSVLDEKCDKQYSDYSRPSSRCATPGLSAATLASLGGTSSRRGSTDTGSIYDPDTSLNELRFNPAFLPCPLQDIYELKDQIQDVEGRYMQGLKELKESLAEVEEKYKKAMVSNAQLDNDKANLIYQVDTLKDVIEEMEEQMAEMKRELEEKSKELERQKHTCTVLQHKQEELKEGIRQRDELIEENQRMQTKLDAFTREAFDLQETINWKDKKIGALERQKEYFDCIRKERDELRDELADIKGKAKSAEKHGLVIIPDGTPNGDVNHEPPSSGITVVSQEAAQLLESVGEGPLDVRLRKLAEEKDELLAQIRKLKNQLEEERQKHSKMDSLYTDGERMENGTDLHFIEMQRDANRQISEYKFKLSKAEQEIGTMEQNINRLEGQVSRYKASADNSEKIEDELKAEKRKLQRELRTALDKIEEMEMTNNHLVKRLEKMKANRNALLSQQ
- the lrrfip2 gene encoding leucine-rich repeat flightless-interacting protein 2 isoform X28; translation: MGTQGTGRKRAPLKDRFSAEDEALSSIAREAEARLAAKRAARAEARDIRMRELERQQKELDEKCDKQYSDYSRPSSRCATPGLSAATLASLGGTSSRRGSTDTGSIYDPDTSLNELRDIYELKDQIQDVEGRYMQGLKELKESLAEVEEKYKKAMVSNAQLDNDKANLIYQVDTLKDVIEEMEEQMAEMKRELEEKSKELERQKHTCTVLQHKQEELKEGIRQRDELIEKHGLVIIPDGTPNGDVNHEPPSSGITVVSQEAAQLLESVGEGPLDVRLRKLAEEKDELLAQIRKLKNQLEEERQKHSKMDSLYTDGERMENGTDLHFIEMQRDANRQISEYKFKLSKAEQEIGTMEQNINRLEGQVSRYKASADNSEKIEDELKAEKRKLQRELRTALDKIEEMEMTNNHLVKRLEKMKANRNALLSQQ
- the lrrfip2 gene encoding leucine-rich repeat flightless-interacting protein 2 isoform X29 translates to MGTQGTGRKRAPLKDRFSAEDEALSSIAREAEARLAAKRAARAEARDIRMRELERQQKELDEKCDKQYSDYSRPSSRCATPGLSAATLASLGGTSSRRGSTDTGSIYDPDTSLNELRESLAEVEEKYKKAMVSNAQLDNDKANLIYQVDTLKDVIEEMEEQMAEMKRELEEKSKELERQKHTCTVLQHKQEELKEGIRQRDELIEKHGLVIIPDGTPNGDVNHEPPSSGITVVSQEAAQLLESVGEGPLDVRLRKLAEEKDELLAQIRKLKNQLEEERQKHSKMDSLYTDGERMENGTDLHFIEMQRDANRQISEYKFKLSKAEQEIGTMEQNINRLEGQVSRYKASADNSEKIEDELKAEKRKLQRELRTALDKIEEMEMTNNHLVKRLEKMKANRNALLSQQ
- the lrrfip2 gene encoding leucine-rich repeat flightless-interacting protein 2 isoform X24 — encoded protein: MGTQGTGRKRAPLKDRFSAEDEALSSIAREAEARLAAKRAARAEARDIRMRELERQQKEADTEKARSSGSSSSRSTSRHRQLDEKCDKQYSDYSRPSSRCATPGLSAATLASLGGTSSRRGSTDTGSIYDPDTSLNELRESLAEVEEKYKKAMVSNAQLDNDKANLIYQVDTLKDVIEEMEEQMAEMKRELEEKSKELERQKHTCTVLQHKQEELKEGIRQRDELIEENQRMQTKLDAFTREAFDLQETINWKDKKIGALERQKEYFDCIRKERDELRDELADIKGKAKSAEKHGLVIIPDGTPNGDVNHEPPSSGITVVSQEAAQLLESVGEGPLDVRLRKLAEEKDELLAQIRKLKNQLEEERQKHSKMDSLYTDGERMENGTDLHFIEMQRDANRQISEYKFKLSKAEQEIGTMEQNINRLEGQVSRYKASADNSEKIEDELKAEKRKLQRELRTALDKIEEMEMTNNHLVKRLEKMKANRNALLSQQ
- the lrrfip2 gene encoding leucine-rich repeat flightless-interacting protein 2 isoform X19 — its product is MMTSCHLVATGLMASPLVPPSRVPAPPSSLYTLLFWAGQSSVYNDLHSHKRASSSSSKKHLLTGLYHDKRNYTSLTKTKPLPSPSTSIYQPRATSSSSSTVGTGLSRSYSMASIYDDASLYGSGYNSRAPSEYSWYSSGASSTRSSPVCSSDDDTVSSVSQQRASKGRRDSVSSDFSDISESAADYFSRSNRRGSIVSDLDDLSIPDLDALDEKCDKQYSDYSRPSSRCATPGLSAATLASLGGTSSRRGSTDTGSIYDPDTSLNELRFNPAFLPCPLQDIYELKDQIQDVEGRYMQGLKELKESLAEVEEKYKKAMVSNAQLDNDKANLIYQVDTLKDVIEEMEEQMAEMKRELEEKSKELERQKHTCTVLQHKQEELKEGIRQRDELIEENQRMQTKLDAFTREAFDLQETINWKDKKIGALERQKEYFDCIRKERDELRDELADIKGKAKSAEKHGLVIIPDGTPNGDVNHEPPSSGITVVSQEAAQLLESVGEGPLDVRLRKLAEEKDELLAQIRKLKNQLEEERQKHSKMDSLYTDGERMENGTDLHFIEMQRDANRQISEYKFKLSKAEQEIGTMEQNINRLEGQVSRYKASADNSEKIEDELKAEKRKLQRELRTALDKIEEMEMTNNHLVKRLEKMKANRNALLSQQ
- the lrrfip2 gene encoding leucine-rich repeat flightless-interacting protein 2 isoform X21 translates to MGTQGTGRKRAPLKDRFSAEDEALSSIAREAEARLAAKRAARAEARDIRMRELERQQKEADTEKARSSGSSSSRSTSRHRQLDEKCDKQYSDYSRPSSRCATPGLSAATLASLGGTSSRRGSTDTGSIYDPDTSLNELRFNPAFLPCPLQDIYELKDQIQDVEGRYMQGLKELKESLAEVEEKYKKAMVSNAQLDNDKANLIYQVDTLKDVIEEMEEQMAEMKRELEEKSKELERQKHTCTVLQHKQEELKEGIRQRDELIEENQRMQTKLDAFTREAFDLQETINWKDKKIGALERQKEYFDCIRKERDELRDELADIKGKAKSAEKHGLVIIPDGTPNGDVNHEPPSSGITVVSQEAAQLLESVGEGPLDVRLRKLAEEKDELLAQIRKLKNQLEEERQKHSKMDSLYTDGERMENGTDLHFIEMQRDANRQISEYKFKLSKAEQEIGTMEQNINRLEGQVSRYKASADNSEKIEDELKAEKRKLQRELRTALDKIEEMEMTNNHLVKRLEKMKANRNALLSQQ